The region GGTTCTCAATGCTGTCACGTTCCACTCTATTGAGATGGAAATCGCGCATGGCATTGCGCATGGCGGTGCCACCATGGGTGAAACCATGCATACGATGCCGGCCACCATCATGAGCATGCCAGTCGTATAGAAAATAATCATGCAGCAAAGCGGCGCGAATCAACGAATGCAAATTCACCCTATGCCATAAGTGCAGCCTGTCTGCGATCCATACGGTCAGACAGGCCACACGAATGGAATGCGCAAACGTGGTGACCACGCCATGCTGGTAACAAACTCTTTCGATCTGCATATGCTCATGACACAGTATTTCCTGGCCGTGAAGTCGAACAAGCTGCTGTATCTGCGTTCGTGTCAGTGGCACCGCTTTGCCTTTGTTTATGTATTGTTGCTGTAGTTACTTAAGCAATGATTCCGGCGTCTTATATGCCGGGCCATCACTGACGGAGTTTGCGAAGGCACGCAGCTGTTCAATGGCGGTTTTCGCGGAAACGATCTGCTCGCGCACACGCAGCGGAGACGTACCTCCCTTGCCATTGCGAGCGGAAACCGAGCCTTCGGTGGACAGCACTTCGCGCACTTCAGGCGCCTTGTCGGCCGGAAGGAATTCCTTGAAGACCTCGACAAAGTCATCGTCAGTCAGGTCCCACAGTTCCTGGCCGCGGTCTTCGGCGATCTTCACGCATGCGCCGGAAAGCTCATGCGCATGGCGGAACGGCACTCCGTTCTTAACGAGCCATTCGGCGATGTCGGTGGCGAGGGCGAAACCGGTCGGGGCTTCTGCTTCGAGGCGTTCCTTGTTGAAGACCATGGTGCCGACCATGCCGGTGAACGCGGGAAGGAGCACTTCCAGCGTGTCGACCTGATCGAATACGGCTTCCTTGTCTTCCTGAAGATCACGCGCATAAGCGGTGGGTAGGCCCTTCAGCGTGGTGAGCAAACCGGCCAGATCGCCGATGAGACGTCCGGACTTGCCTCGTGCAAGTTCTGCGATATCCGGGTTCTTCTTCTGCGGCATGATGGACGATCCAGTGGAATAGGCGTCATCAAGGCGCACGAACGCGAATTCCTGGGTGTTCCAGATGATGATTTCTTCAGACAGTCGGCTGATATCGACGCCTACCATGGCCGCAATGAATGCGAATTCGGCGACCAGATCACGGCTGGCGGTGCCGTCGATGGAGTTCGCGGTCACCTTGGAGAAACCAAGTTCGCGGGCCACGGCCACCGGCTCCAAGCCAAGGGTGTTGCCGGCGAGAGCGCCGGAACCATACGGGCTTGCGTCGATGCGCTTGTCCCAATCGGCAAGACGTTCCACATCGCGCAGCAGCGGCCACACGTGAGCCATCAGCTGGTGTGCGAGCAATACCGGCTGGGCGTGCTGCATGTGGGTGCGGCCCGGCATGACAGTGCGTCCAGCCTTTTCGGCCTGTTCGGTCAGTGTCGCGGCGAGGCCGAGCAGCATTTTGGCGATGACGCGGCTGTGGCGACGGAGCCACATGCGGATCAGTGCGGCGATCTGGTCGTTGCGAGAACGGCCGGCGCGGAGCTTGCCTCCAAGTTCGTCTCCGGCAATCTGCAGCAGTCCACGTTCCAATGCGGTGGCTTCGTCCTCATCGTCTTCGATTGGAGCAAATGCACCGGAATCCACACGACGCTGCAGCTCGTCGAGAGCATCTTCCATACGCTGCAGCTCGTCAGCGGTCAACAGTCCCGCGCGTCCGAGCGCACGGGCGTGGGCGCGTGAGCCTGCGATATCGTCGTCGGCAAGACGCCAATCGAATTGGGTGGACTTGCTCAGTCGCGCGAGTTCCGGAGACGGGCCGGACTTGAAACGGCCGCCCCACAGGGCGAGGTGTTCACCATTGGTTGTGCTCTCGGTCATTGTTACTTCATTCTCCTTGCAGATATGGCTGAGGGAGAGAATACCAGTCAGGATAGTCCTAACGGTACACTCTCCCCCATTATCGAGACGATTTGGTGTAAAAACCCGCTTACTCGACGCTGTTTTCCGGAACCTCGATTCCATTGCCGAACTTGACGTCGCGGGCTGCGGCCACACGGCTCGGCAGACCGTAGATGTCGATGAAGCCGTTGGACGACTTCTGATCGAAGCTGTCGCCGGAATCGTAGGTGGCCAGATTGTAGTCATACAGCGAGGTGTCGGAACGACGACCGGTCACGACGGCGCGGCCACCATGCAGAATCATGCGGATTTCGCCGGAAACATACTTCTGGGTATCTTCGATGAAGGCGTTCAGGGACTGCGTTGCCGGGGAGAACCACTGCGCATCGTAGACTAGTTCGGCCCAGCGCTTGTCGATATCACGCTTGATGCGATGCTGCTCGCGTTCGAGGCAGCAGTTTTCGAGTTCCTGGTGGGCGGTGATCAGTGCGATAGCGCCCGGAGCCTCGTACAGCTCGCGGGACTTGATGCCGACCAGACGGTCCTCGATCAGATCGATACGTCCGATGCCCTGTGCGCCTGCGCGACGGTTCATCTCTTCGATGGCCTGCAGCGGAGTAACGTCGTGACCGTCGATCTTGACAGGGATGCCCTGCTTGAATTCGATGACGACCTCATCTTCGACCGGCGGGAATGCCGGATCGTCGGTGTAAGAGTAGCAGTCCTTGGTTGGGCCGTTCCACGGATCCTCAAGGAATCCGGTTTCGATGGCACGGCCCCACACGTTCTGGTCGATGGAGAACGGGCTCTTCTCGGTCTGCACGATCGGAAGCTTGTGCTCCTTAGCGAATGCAATCTCGACGTCGCGCGTCAGCGACAGGTCACGGATCGGGCTGATGGCCTTCAGCGTCGGGTCGATGGAGGAGATGGACACCTCGAAACGGACCTGGTCGTTGCCCTTGCCGGTGCAGCCATGGGAGATGGTGTCGGCGCCGAACTGGTGGGCGGCGCGCACAAGATGCTTGGAGATGAGCGGGCGGGAAATGGCGGAAACCAGCGGATACACACCCTCATATAGGGCGTTGGCCTTCAGCGCCTTCATGCAGTACTCATTGGCGAACTCGTCGCGGGCGTCTACCACATACGCTTCAACGGCACCGCAGGCAAGCGCACGCTGCTTGATGGTTTCGAGGCTTTCGCCACCCTGGCCGACGTCGAGGGATACGGCCACGACATCCTTGCCGGTGCGTTCCTTCAGATATGAAATGGCGACGGAGGTATCCAGACCACCGGAGTACGCCAGAACGAGACGATTTTGATCGCTCATGGTTTCCCTTTCTAACATCAAACGTTATTCATCAGTATATGCAATGCTCTGTATATTTATGCATATATGGTGCGTCGTGTCCACTATATGGCTATTCAGCCTTTGGACACAACGTCCAACAGCCATTGCGCACGCTGTTTCGCATAATCGTCATCGGCACAGATCACCATGACGGTATCGTCCCCGGCAATGGTGCCGAGCACTCCGTCGATGGGCTGCTTGTCAACCACACTTGCCACATACTGAGCCGCGCCAGACGGCGTGTGGACCACCACCAGATTCCTGGCCGCAGCGACCGAAGTGACTAATCCGGAAAGCACACGGTTCATCTGCTGTTCCGTTTTTGCATCAGGATTGGCCGATGCGGCTTCTTCCGGCTGTTTGCCCAGCGCATAGGCCACGGTTCCGTCAGCCAAACGGGTTTTGATGGCATGGATCTCGTCGAGATCGCGGCTCAAGGTGGCCTGGGTCACTTCGATGCCCTGATTTGCGAGAATCTGCGACAATTGCGATTGCGAGGTGACGATGCGCGTCAGCAACGCCTGCTCGATGGCGCTCAATCGAGCAGCCCGTGTGGCAGGGCGTTGCAGCGCAGGCGTTTGGTCCGCCATCAGGCCAGCAGGCTTTCATCGCCGCGGGCCTTGCCGGCAAGCCAAGTCAGCAGCGCCTTCTGCGCATGCAGACGGTTACCGGCCTCATCCCAAACCACGGACTGTGGTCCGTCGATGACTTCGGAGGTGACCTCCTTGCCACGGTATGCAGGCAGGCAATGCTGGAAGATGGCATCTTCCTTGGCGTAAGACATGAGATCGGCGTTCACCTGATAATCCCAGAACGGCTTGGAACGGATGGAGTATTCCGATTCTTCGCCCATGGAAACCCACGTGTCGGTGAACACGCAGTCAGCGCCGGCGACCGCTTCCTTCGGGTCCGTGGTCACCAGCACGGACCCGCCGGTTTCGGATGCGATGGCTTCGGCATCGGCAACGATCTGCGGATCCGGCAGATAGCCGTTCGGGCCTGCAACGCGTACGTTCATGCCGGCCACGGCACCGCCGAGAAGGTAGGAGTTTGACATGTTGTTGGCCGCATCACCGAGGTAGGCGATGGTTTGGTTCTTCAGATTGTCGACGCCCCCACGATGCTCGGCAATGGTCTGGAAGTCGGCAAGAATCTGGCAAGGGTGGAATTCATCGGTCAAAGCGTTCACCACCGGATGGGTGGAATACTTCGCCATTTCCTCCACACGATCCTGACCGAAGGTGCGCCACACCACACCATAGGCCATGCGGTCAAGTACACGTGCGGTGTCTGCCACCGGTTCGCCACGGCCCAGCTGGGATCCGGACTTGTCGATGACCAGCGGATAGCCGCCCAGTTCGGCAACGCCAATGGAGAAGCTGGAACGGGTTCGGGTGCTCGGCTTGTCGAAGATCACCGCGATGCCCTGCGGTCCGGCGAACGGCTGATGGTAGAAACGGTTGTTATGGAATTTGATGGCAAGTTCGAGAACCTGCTTCTGCTCTTCATGGTTGAGATCGTCATCGCGCAACATGTGACGCAATTCAGGAGTTGCCATTGCTGGCTCCTTTCAAAAGATTTCCGGTTCGTTGTGATTGGCGGCTATGTTCAGTCGTTGGGAAGATCCGTGGGGATCTTCGCGAGGATGGAGATGGCCTGATCAATATCCTGTTCGGTCACCACCAACGGAGGGACAAGACGAAGCGCATCCGGCGCCACCGCGTTGACAATCAGACCGTGCTCCAACACCCAATTCATCGCCGCATGCGCGCATGGATGGGCAAGTTCGACCGCATCGAGCAAGCCACGTCCACGCACGGAGACGAAGAGCGGATTACCGCAAGCCATGATGCCGTCACGCAATTGCTGGCCACGCGCCTCGGCGTTGGACACAAGGCCGTCTTCCTCAATGGTTTCCAACGTGGCCAACGCGGCGGCCGCTCCGAGAGGATTGCCCGCAAAGGTGGAGCCGTGGGATCCTGGGGTGAACAGCGCGGAAAGCTTGGCGCCGAAAGAGATCATGCCACCCATCGGGAAACCGCCTGCAACGCCCTTGGCGAAGGTTACGATATCCGGAACCACTCCGCCCGCAAGATCCTCACGCTGGAATGCGAACCAGGATCCGGTGCGCCCGATGCCTGTCTGGACCTCATCGATGATGAGCAACGCATTGTTGTCGTCGCACATCTGACGGGCCTTCTTCACGTAGTCGGCACCAAGCGGGCGCACGCCGGCCTCACCTTGAATCAGCTCCATGATGACGGCTGCAACAGGACCCTTGCCATATTTGCCGGGACCGGTTTCGGCAAACGCGTCATGCAACGCGGCATCGTCACTAGCTTCGACAAATTCGATATTGGGAACCAGCGGCTCGAACACTTCTCGGATAGCGGGCTTCCACGTTGCGGACAGCGCGCCCATGGTACGCCCATGGAAACCGTGGGTCATGGCGATGATACGTGCCGGCTTTCCGCCAATGGCAGGCGATGCGCCCGGTAAGGTGCGGCCATACAGTTTGGCGAGTTTCAATGCCGCCTCGTTACCTTCCGCTCCGGAGTTGCCGAAATACACATGCGATCCCTCGGGAGCGCCTGCAAGCTCAATGAGCTTCGACGCCAGTTTGATCTGCGGCTCCGTAGCGAAGTAGTTGCTCACATGGGCGGCTTTAGCGGCCTGCTCGCTGATGGCCTTCACCCATTTCGGATGGGCGTAGCCGAGCGCGTTCACTGCGATGCCCGCAAGGAAGTCGAGGTATTCATTGCCATCGACGTCCCAGATATGCGCGCCTTTGCCATAATCCATAACGCGCAGAGGCGTGCCGAACACGTTCATGTGCACCTGGGAGTACTTCCCCAGCCACTTGGCGTCCTCACTGCCGAGGTTTTCCAACTGTTCAGTTGCCATACGAGCTCCTCATTTCAATACCGTCTTCGGGAACGACCATGGTTCCAATGCCGTCTGTGGTGAAAATCTCATTCAGGATGGAATGCGGCTTGCGTCCGTCGATAATGTGGGCGCGCGGCACGCCTCCGTCGATGGCCCTGACACAGGCCTCCATCTTGGGGCGCATGCCGCTTTCCAAATCCGGCAGCATATCGCGTAGGTTCTCCACGCCGATACGTCCGATCAGAGAGTCCCTGTCTGGCCAATCGGCGTACAGGCCATCCACATCAGTCAACACGACCAGCTTGCTGGCGCCAAGAGCGGCCGCAAGCGCCGCAGCCGCGGAATCGGCATTCACATTCAACACTTCGGTAGCATCATCCTCATTTGGAGCCACCGAGGACACGACAGGGATGCGTCCGGCATTGATCAGATCCTCAACCGCGGATGCGTCGACGCTCACCACGTCGCCAACCAAACCAATATCGGTTGGAGAGCCATTGATGATCGGTTTGCGCTGCATGGCGGAAAAGAGCGCACCATCTTCGCCGGAAAGACCGACCGCGAACGGACCATGGGCGTTGATCAATCCGACAAGTTCACGGGAAACCTTGCCCGTCAAAACCATACGCACCACTTCCATGGCCTCCGGCGTGGTGACCCTCAGGCCTCCCTTGAATTCCGACTTAATGCCCAAAGCCTTAAGCATGTGAGAAATCTGCGGACCTCCGCCATGCACCACAACCGGATGCAAGCCGACCTGTCGCAGAAACACCATATCTTCAGCGAAACAGGCCTTGAGATGATCGTCGATCATCGCATTGCCGCCATATTTGATGACGATGCGCTGTCCAGCGAATTCCTCAAGCCATGGCAGTGCCTCGATTAGCACTTCCGCCTTTTGGTCGGCGCGCAAATCGGTATGCACGTCAAAATGGAATCCAGGTCCTTTGAGTTCCTTGGTCATTACCGTTCAATCAGCTTTCGTAATCTGCATTAATGTGTACGTATTCGTGGGTCAAATCGTCGGTCCAGACGGTCGCTTCCGCATTTCCCGCATGCAAATCGATGTCGATGTGCACCTCGCGCGGAGTCATATCGACTTCGGATCGGTCGCGTCCGGCTCCGCCGTTCTCACAGATACGCACGCCATTGACATCAACCGTGACTTTATTGGAATCGTATGGCGCGACTTCCGGTGGCACAGTGCCCAACGAGCTGACAATACGTCCCCAATTCGGGTCATTGCCGGAAATGGCGCATTTCAGCAAATTGGATGCCGCTACCGCACGACCGCAAGCAAGCGCCGCATCTTCCGTGGTGGCACCAGTCACCTTGACACGGATGTCATGGCTCGCGCCTTCACCATCGCCAATGATTTGGCGTGCCAGAGACGCCGTGGCCTGCGCTACGAGATCTTTGAATTCGTCCGGATCGGGTTCGATACCCGAAGCGCCGGATGCGAGCAGGAGCACCGTATCGTTAGTGGACATGCATCCGTCCACATCGATTCGGTTGAACGACATTTCCACTCCAGTATTCAACGCCGCCTGCAACTGGCCGGCGCTCACCACGGCATCCGTGGTGATGACGCATAGCATGGTGGCCAACTGCGGGGCAATCATGCCCGACCCCTTGACCATGCCTCCGATACGGAAGCCGTTGGAGCCTTCCAACTCAACAGTTTTCGGCTTGGTGTCGGTGGTCATGATGGCATGGGACGCATCCGCACCGGCCTGAGCGGTATCGGCAAGGGCCGCGAACGCTTTGCCTGCGCCAGAAAGCACATGGTCAAGAGGCAGAAGCTCACCGATCAGACCCGTGGAGCAGACCGCAACATCGCTGTCTTTGGCACCTACAAGCGCCGCGACCTTTTGGGCCGTGGCCTTGGACTGCTCATATCCCGGCTGGCCAGTGCATGCGTTTGCGCCTCCGGAATTAAGGATGACGGCTTTCACATGACCGTCGGCCACAATCTTGCGCGTCCACTGCACGGGAGCCGCGCAGAAACGATTCGAAGTGAACACTCCAGCAGCCGCATCCAGCGGACCGTTATTGACTACAAGAGCCAGATCCTTCTTGCCTTCGACTGCGGAAATACCGGCTTCCACGCCGGCCGCGGAAAAACCTTGCGCAAATGTTACACTCACGGTGCCACTCCAATCTTCGTCAATCCTGCATCTTCGGGAAGTCCCAGCGCCACGTTCAGTGACTGCACAGCCTGTCCTGCCGTGCCGCGGTTGAGATTATCGATGGCCGCGAACGCCAGCAGACGTCCGGCCTTATGATCAACCACCACTTGTATATGGGCGGCATTCGATCCGATGATGTTTCCGGTGGCCGGCATCACGCCTTCCGGAAGAACCACCATGAAATCCTGGTCCTTGTAAGCGTCAAGCCAAACCTGCCTGATCTGCTCGTCCGTCATCGTCAAAGCCTTGTCGGTGAGTTTAGCGGAGACCGTGGCGAGAATGCCTCGAGCCATCGGAGCGAGAATCGGAGTGAATCCCAACGTGAATTCACTTGCATCGGAAGCGTTCTTGCCTGCCGCATGGGCGAGATTCTGCAAAATCTCTGGAATATGGCGATGCGTGCCTCCCACTGAATACGGCAATGCGGATCCGAAGGCCTCTGCGGCCAGCAGGTTGGTACGCTTCAGATTCTTGCCGGCTCCGGAATAGCCGACCACCAAGTCAGCCACAATGTCGACTGGTTCGACAAGTCCTTGGGCCACACCTGGCTGGAGCGCTAGCGTGGTAGCGGTCACATTGCATCCCGGTCCCGCGATGCGTTTGGTTCCGGCAAGAGATTCGCGCTGCCTGATGTAGGAGCCGTCCGCCGCAATGCCTGTAATGAGCTCAGGCATGCCGTAAGTCCAGTGCTCATAGAAGTCGCCGCCGTAGAACTCATCCCATGCGGTTTTTTCCTCAAGCCTATGGTCGGCCCCCAAGTCCACCACCACGGCATT is a window of Bifidobacterium catenulatum DSM 16992 = JCM 1194 = LMG 11043 DNA encoding:
- a CDS encoding HD domain-containing protein, whose translation is MPLTRTQIQQLVRLHGQEILCHEHMQIERVCYQHGVVTTFAHSIRVACLTVWIADRLHLWHRVNLHSLIRAALLHDYFLYDWHAHDGGRHRMHGFTHGGTAMRNAMRDFHLNRVERDSIENHMFPLTPIPPRYLEGYLVTIADKISATRETFSFDRFYKTKTNTCISGK
- the argH gene encoding argininosuccinate lyase; the protein is MTESTTNGEHLALWGGRFKSGPSPELARLSKSTQFDWRLADDDIAGSRAHARALGRAGLLTADELQRMEDALDELQRRVDSGAFAPIEDDEDEATALERGLLQIAGDELGGKLRAGRSRNDQIAALIRMWLRRHSRVIAKMLLGLAATLTEQAEKAGRTVMPGRTHMQHAQPVLLAHQLMAHVWPLLRDVERLADWDKRIDASPYGSGALAGNTLGLEPVAVARELGFSKVTANSIDGTASRDLVAEFAFIAAMVGVDISRLSEEIIIWNTQEFAFVRLDDAYSTGSSIMPQKKNPDIAELARGKSGRLIGDLAGLLTTLKGLPTAYARDLQEDKEAVFDQVDTLEVLLPAFTGMVGTMVFNKERLEAEAPTGFALATDIAEWLVKNGVPFRHAHELSGACVKIAEDRGQELWDLTDDDFVEVFKEFLPADKAPEVREVLSTEGSVSARNGKGGTSPLRVREQIVSAKTAIEQLRAFANSVSDGPAYKTPESLLK
- a CDS encoding argininosuccinate synthase, translated to MLERETMSDQNRLVLAYSGGLDTSVAISYLKERTGKDVVAVSLDVGQGGESLETIKQRALACGAVEAYVVDARDEFANEYCMKALKANALYEGVYPLVSAISRPLISKHLVRAAHQFGADTISHGCTGKGNDQVRFEVSISSIDPTLKAISPIRDLSLTRDVEIAFAKEHKLPIVQTEKSPFSIDQNVWGRAIETGFLEDPWNGPTKDCYSYTDDPAFPPVEDEVVIEFKQGIPVKIDGHDVTPLQAIEEMNRRAGAQGIGRIDLIEDRLVGIKSRELYEAPGAIALITAHQELENCCLEREQHRIKRDIDKRWAELVYDAQWFSPATQSLNAFIEDTQKYVSGEIRMILHGGRAVVTGRRSDTSLYDYNLATYDSGDSFDQKSSNGFIDIYGLPSRVAAARDVKFGNGIEVPENSVE
- the argR gene encoding arginine repressor; its protein translation is MADQTPALQRPATRAARLSAIEQALLTRIVTSQSQLSQILANQGIEVTQATLSRDLDEIHAIKTRLADGTVAYALGKQPEEAASANPDAKTEQQMNRVLSGLVTSVAAARNLVVVHTPSGAAQYVASVVDKQPIDGVLGTIAGDDTVMVICADDDYAKQRAQWLLDVVSKG
- the argF gene encoding ornithine carbamoyltransferase; the protein is MATPELRHMLRDDDLNHEEQKQVLELAIKFHNNRFYHQPFAGPQGIAVIFDKPSTRTRSSFSIGVAELGGYPLVIDKSGSQLGRGEPVADTARVLDRMAYGVVWRTFGQDRVEEMAKYSTHPVVNALTDEFHPCQILADFQTIAEHRGGVDNLKNQTIAYLGDAANNMSNSYLLGGAVAGMNVRVAGPNGYLPDPQIVADAEAIASETGGSVLVTTDPKEAVAGADCVFTDTWVSMGEESEYSIRSKPFWDYQVNADLMSYAKEDAIFQHCLPAYRGKEVTSEVIDGPQSVVWDEAGNRLHAQKALLTWLAGKARGDESLLA
- a CDS encoding acetylornithine transaminase, yielding MATEQLENLGSEDAKWLGKYSQVHMNVFGTPLRVMDYGKGAHIWDVDGNEYLDFLAGIAVNALGYAHPKWVKAISEQAAKAAHVSNYFATEPQIKLASKLIELAGAPEGSHVYFGNSGAEGNEAALKLAKLYGRTLPGASPAIGGKPARIIAMTHGFHGRTMGALSATWKPAIREVFEPLVPNIEFVEASDDAALHDAFAETGPGKYGKGPVAAVIMELIQGEAGVRPLGADYVKKARQMCDDNNALLIIDEVQTGIGRTGSWFAFQREDLAGGVVPDIVTFAKGVAGGFPMGGMISFGAKLSALFTPGSHGSTFAGNPLGAAAALATLETIEEDGLVSNAEARGQQLRDGIMACGNPLFVSVRGRGLLDAVELAHPCAHAAMNWVLEHGLIVNAVAPDALRLVPPLVVTEQDIDQAISILAKIPTDLPND
- the argB gene encoding acetylglutamate kinase is translated as MTKELKGPGFHFDVHTDLRADQKAEVLIEALPWLEEFAGQRIVIKYGGNAMIDDHLKACFAEDMVFLRQVGLHPVVVHGGGPQISHMLKALGIKSEFKGGLRVTTPEAMEVVRMVLTGKVSRELVGLINAHGPFAVGLSGEDGALFSAMQRKPIINGSPTDIGLVGDVVSVDASAVEDLINAGRIPVVSSVAPNEDDATEVLNVNADSAAAALAAALGASKLVVLTDVDGLYADWPDRDSLIGRIGVENLRDMLPDLESGMRPKMEACVRAIDGGVPRAHIIDGRKPHSILNEIFTTDGIGTMVVPEDGIEMRSSYGN
- the argJ gene encoding bifunctional glutamate N-acetyltransferase/amino-acid acetyltransferase ArgJ, whose protein sequence is MSVTFAQGFSAAGVEAGISAVEGKKDLALVVNNGPLDAAAGVFTSNRFCAAPVQWTRKIVADGHVKAVILNSGGANACTGQPGYEQSKATAQKVAALVGAKDSDVAVCSTGLIGELLPLDHVLSGAGKAFAALADTAQAGADASHAIMTTDTKPKTVELEGSNGFRIGGMVKGSGMIAPQLATMLCVITTDAVVSAGQLQAALNTGVEMSFNRIDVDGCMSTNDTVLLLASGASGIEPDPDEFKDLVAQATASLARQIIGDGEGASHDIRVKVTGATTEDAALACGRAVAASNLLKCAISGNDPNWGRIVSSLGTVPPEVAPYDSNKVTVDVNGVRICENGGAGRDRSEVDMTPREVHIDIDLHAGNAEATVWTDDLTHEYVHINADYES
- the argC gene encoding N-acetyl-gamma-glutamyl-phosphate reductase, whose product is MAKYTVAVAGATGYAGGEALRILAAHPYFEVTCVAGHSSVGDKLGKHMPHIPQLADLVVEDTTPEVLNGHDVIILALPHGASGALASQLDPNAVVVDLGADHRLEEKTAWDEFYGGDFYEHWTYGMPELITGIAADGSYIRQRESLAGTKRIAGPGCNVTATTLALQPGVAQGLVEPVDIVADLVVGYSGAGKNLKRTNLLAAEAFGSALPYSVGGTHRHIPEILQNLAHAAGKNASDASEFTLGFTPILAPMARGILATVSAKLTDKALTMTDEQIRQVWLDAYKDQDFMVVLPEGVMPATGNIIGSNAAHIQVVVDHKAGRLLAFAAIDNLNRGTAGQAVQSLNVALGLPEDAGLTKIGVAP